In Flavobacterium gelatinilyticum, a genomic segment contains:
- a CDS encoding NUDIX domain-containing protein: protein MKPLTSFNVRTYAICENNNKILALYEYHKGKIYCKLPGGGVEFGEGILDCLHREFLEELNVKIEILEHLYTQEHFVESIIDDGRQILLIYYIVKITNLEDIKINTPDISKFEWIDSNENPFVLPIDKIALAKYRERFKIANQ, encoded by the coding sequence ATGAAACCTCTCACTAGCTTTAACGTAAGAACTTATGCCATTTGCGAAAACAACAATAAAATTTTAGCACTTTACGAATATCACAAAGGAAAAATCTATTGTAAACTTCCGGGCGGAGGCGTAGAATTTGGAGAGGGTATACTAGACTGTCTTCACAGAGAATTTTTAGAAGAACTCAATGTCAAAATCGAAATCCTAGAACATTTGTATACGCAGGAACATTTTGTTGAATCTATAATAGATGACGGAAGACAAATTCTCCTGATTTATTACATCGTAAAGATCACTAATCTTGAAGATATAAAAATCAATACTCCTGATATTAGCAAATTTGAATGGATCGATAGTAACGAAAACCCGTTTGTTCTTCCAATTGATAAAATAGCTCTTGCCAAATACAGAGAAAGATTTAAAATCGCGAATCAATAA
- a CDS encoding DsbA family protein — translation MNENPTNPLLCDPETGMCEMPVSGKASETVSIKAENKPVKIIYYTDPICSSCWGIEPQLRKLKLEYGDYFEIDYRMGGLLPDWSYNSGGISKPSDVAHHWDEASLYYEMPIDGDVWLEDPLDSSYPSCIAMKAAQIQSKEKAVYFMRILREKLYLDKKNIAKWENIAEAAKTAGLDVEKLKTDYEIDGVKLFRNDLNMAKNLGVRGFPTLFFSDGNSNQLTVYGSKSYVNYENALLALYPDAKKKNIAKENPLSLFEIFPTLAPKEYAVILDKSVSDAKIILEKLYQMGELDKKTIKNGSLYSKK, via the coding sequence ATGAACGAGAATCCAACAAATCCGCTATTATGCGATCCTGAAACCGGAATGTGTGAAATGCCTGTTTCCGGAAAAGCAAGTGAAACTGTTTCTATAAAAGCAGAAAACAAACCTGTTAAAATAATTTACTACACAGATCCTATTTGTTCTTCGTGCTGGGGAATCGAACCGCAGCTTCGAAAATTAAAACTGGAATACGGTGATTATTTTGAAATTGATTACCGCATGGGCGGATTACTGCCGGATTGGAGTTACAACAGCGGTGGTATCAGCAAACCGTCAGATGTGGCGCATCATTGGGATGAAGCGAGTTTGTATTACGAAATGCCAATTGATGGAGATGTGTGGTTAGAAGATCCGCTTGATTCTTCGTATCCGTCTTGTATTGCCATGAAAGCGGCACAGATTCAGAGTAAAGAAAAGGCCGTTTATTTTATGCGAATCCTTCGTGAAAAACTGTATCTGGACAAAAAGAATATCGCGAAATGGGAAAACATAGCCGAAGCTGCCAAAACAGCCGGCCTGGATGTTGAGAAACTAAAAACAGATTATGAAATCGACGGAGTAAAGCTTTTTCGCAATGATTTAAATATGGCGAAAAACCTTGGCGTAAGAGGTTTTCCTACTTTGTTTTTCTCTGACGGAAACAGTAATCAATTAACGGTTTACGGTTCTAAGTCTTATGTTAATTATGAAAATGCCCTTCTGGCATTGTATCCGGACGCTAAAAAGAAAAACATTGCAAAGGAGAATCCATTGTCGCTTTTTGAAATTTTTCCAACTCTGGCACCAAAAGAATATGCTGTGATTTTAGATAAATCTGTTTCTGATGCCAAAATAATTTTAGAAAAATTGTACCAAATGGGAGAATTGGATAAAAAGACAATTAAAAATGGTTCGCTTTACAGTAAGAAGTAA